CGTTCAAGATCCGTCTGATCCACCCGACCGATCACAATTTCTATGCCACCTGCCGTGACAAGCTGGGTTGGGCAAGCGAAATAGCAGCGAGTTGATTATGGCGGGACAGACTTCAACCGCGAGCCGCGGTTACGACATTATTGGTGACATTCACGGTTGCGCCCACACCCTGGAGCGGTTGCTCCAGCAAATGGGGTATCGTAAACAGAACGGCATTTACCAGCATCCCCGGCGCCAGGCCATTTTTATTGGCGACATCATCGATCGGGGCCCAAGAATCCGTGAGGCCCTGCATCTGGTTCGGGACATGGTGGAGCACGGTGCCGCCCGCATCGTTATGGGCAACCATGAATACAATGCCCTTGGCTACTGCACCCGGGCTCGGCCGGGCAGTGGCAAGCAATTCCTGCGCGAGCACAACCCTCGCCATGACCGCCTGATCAAGGAAACCCTCGAGCAGTTCGATGCGTATCCCCACGAGTGGAACGATTTTCTGGAGTGGTTTTACACCATTCCGCTGTTTATCGAAGAGGAGCACTTCCGGGTGGTGCATGCCTGCTGGGATCAGGATCTGATCGACAAGTTCCGGCAGAATCAGGGCGGTGCCTGTATTGATGAAGACTTTCTTCATGCCTCGGCCGCCATTGAATCTTTCGCCGGCCAGGTGATGGACACCTTGTTGCGTGGCACTGACTTGCGCCTGCCGCCCGGGGTCAAGATTACCGGGCGGGATGGCTATGTTCGGGAATTCTTCCGCACCAAGTTCTGGGCCGACAACCCACAAACATACGCCGATGTGGTGTTCCAGCCAGACCCATTACCACCGGAAGTGGCGTCCATGACCTTGCGGGAGGATGAGCGCAAACAGCTGATTACTTACCCGCTGGATGCGCCGCCGGTCTTCGTCGGGCATTACTGGATGGATAGTGAGCCGGCGCCCTTGAAGTCGAATGTGGCCTGTATCGATTACAGCGCCGTAAAGTACGGCAAGCTGGTGGCCTATCGGCTGGATGATGAAAAGGCACTTTCCCGCGACAAGTTTGTCTGGGTAGAGGTGGATCGTCCCGAGCAGCCAGATTATCCCACCAGTGAAGACAGCGTGGCGCGCTAAGTATCAGCGAGGTTAGTTTGGACCAACATACATCATCTCCGATTACCCCCAGCGGGCGCTGGCAGCCGGCTCCCCGGCATGCACCGTTTGTTGTGAGCATGATCGGCATCGCCGTTGCCATGGTGTGGCTGACTTCCATGGGGCAAAACCCTCTGGCCGCGGCCATGATGATCGTCGATCCGAGGCACTATTCCTGGGACGTGTTCAGTTCCCTGGGCGGGAGGCTGGATGCGCTTTCTGCGACAGTGGCAAGCGGGCAGTTGTGGCGCCTGATTTCACCGGATTTCCTGCATTTCAGCTGGACCCACATCATTTTCAATTCGGTCATGCTCTGGTTTCTGGGCAGCCAGATTGAATGGATTGATGGTCGCGCCCGCCTGGTGGCGCTGTTCCTGGTTACCAGTCTGGCCGCCAATCTGTTGCAGTATCTGGTGTCTGGCCCCCTGTTCGGAGGCTTGTCGGGTGTCGTTTATGGCATCCTTGGTTACTGTTGGCTGAGCCAGCAACGCCGGCCCAGGTTCCAGTTTCCACCGGCGTTGGTCACCTTTGCCCTGGTGTGGATGGTGATCGGCTTTACGCCTATCCCGGAAATGATTGGTCTGGGCCGGATGGCTAACGAGGCTCACCTGGGAGGCTTTGTGGGCGGTCTGGCGGTGGCAGCGGTGATGCCCGCCCGGGGGCGGTTTCGGTGAAGGCATAAAAAAAGCCCCACCAAATGGTGGGGCATTAAAAGAGCTTTTAGCTCCTGATGAGAGAGACCAAATGATACGACCGTCGTCATTTGGTGATGTAATGATAATTGTTATCATTTCCATCTGTCAAACGGATTTGCCGATTTTTTTATGAATGATTTTTCAGGAGGTGGGTAATGACCTACGACGAACTCATTGAGCGGCTGGATCCGACTGTATACCGGAACCTCAAGCAATCTATCGAGCTTGGTAAATGGCCTGATGGAAGGGCAATGACCCGCGAGCAGCGGGAAATCAGCCTGGAAGCGGTTATCTATTACGAGAACAAACACAATGTGCCCGAAGAGCAGCGGGTGGGCTATCTGGACCGGGGCGAGAAAGCCGGTACCGCCTGTGATCCGTCCGTGCAGTTTCGTAAAGATCGCCAGAACGGCAAAGATGTGGATCCAGACCAGTTCGTCGAGGTCAAGGTTTGAGCGAGTCAATTGATGTAACCGGCCGCCTTCGGAAGATGCCGGCAAAAGCCGGTGACCCGGTGACCTACACCCTCAAGGTGGGCGACACTCCGATAGCCCTGAATGAGTTGATCGGCCGTCAAGTGCGCTTTGATTATGACGGCGTGATCCGGTGCATTCATTGTGATCGCACCACCAAAAAGAGTTTCAATCAGGGTTACTGTTACCCGTGTTTCCGCAAGCTGGCAGCCTGCGACAGTTGCATCATGAGCCCGGAGAAGTGTCACTTTCATCTGGG
The window above is part of the Marinobacter sp. THAF197a genome. Proteins encoded here:
- a CDS encoding YeaC family protein → MTYDELIERLDPTVYRNLKQSIELGKWPDGRAMTREQREISLEAVIYYENKHNVPEEQRVGYLDRGEKAGTACDPSVQFRKDRQNGKDVDPDQFVEVKV
- a CDS encoding rhomboid family intramembrane serine protease — its product is MSEVSLDQHTSSPITPSGRWQPAPRHAPFVVSMIGIAVAMVWLTSMGQNPLAAAMMIVDPRHYSWDVFSSLGGRLDALSATVASGQLWRLISPDFLHFSWTHIIFNSVMLWFLGSQIEWIDGRARLVALFLVTSLAANLLQYLVSGPLFGGLSGVVYGILGYCWLSQQRRPRFQFPPALVTFALVWMVIGFTPIPEMIGLGRMANEAHLGGFVGGLAVAAVMPARGRFR
- a CDS encoding metallophosphoesterase gives rise to the protein MAGQTSTASRGYDIIGDIHGCAHTLERLLQQMGYRKQNGIYQHPRRQAIFIGDIIDRGPRIREALHLVRDMVEHGAARIVMGNHEYNALGYCTRARPGSGKQFLREHNPRHDRLIKETLEQFDAYPHEWNDFLEWFYTIPLFIEEEHFRVVHACWDQDLIDKFRQNQGGACIDEDFLHASAAIESFAGQVMDTLLRGTDLRLPPGVKITGRDGYVREFFRTKFWADNPQTYADVVFQPDPLPPEVASMTLREDERKQLITYPLDAPPVFVGHYWMDSEPAPLKSNVACIDYSAVKYGKLVAYRLDDEKALSRDKFVWVEVDRPEQPDYPTSEDSVAR